From Desulfosalsimonas propionicica, the proteins below share one genomic window:
- a CDS encoding histone deacetylase family protein, whose product MGLTVGVTRDDRFVEHKTGHFHPEHPRRIRELYRMLDRDFSGRVMEFQPQPAALEDVERVHTPAHVRRILKTAELPMTNLAPDTPVSAMSHMAAWLAAGACLQGVDLLMEKQCQAFFALIRPPGHHALPDRSGGFCVFNNIAVAAEYARARHNARRILVVDWDVHHGNGINDIFYENDRIYYFSTHDRMLYPYTGAIQETGAGPGRGYTMNIELSREFTDQDMVYLYSRTLVPVIRGFAPELIMVAAGFDAHCDDPVGRCFFSENIYARLTRLILDAAETARGKTPLLFALEGGYEPPALVRCVGNVISELTADTDQIPQIPDSASPEALDRVGRILEIHQPFGVME is encoded by the coding sequence ATGGGGTTAACCGTCGGGGTGACAAGGGATGATCGGTTTGTGGAGCACAAAACCGGTCATTTCCACCCCGAACACCCCAGACGGATCCGTGAACTCTACCGGATGCTGGACCGGGATTTTTCGGGCCGGGTCATGGAATTCCAGCCGCAGCCCGCAGCCCTGGAGGACGTGGAGCGGGTGCATACGCCGGCCCATGTCCGCCGGATTCTGAAAACCGCAGAACTGCCGATGACCAACCTGGCCCCGGACACCCCGGTGAGCGCCATGTCCCACATGGCCGCCTGGCTGGCGGCAGGCGCCTGCCTCCAGGGCGTTGACCTGCTCATGGAAAAACAGTGCCAGGCCTTTTTCGCCCTTATCCGGCCGCCGGGCCACCACGCCCTGCCGGACCGCTCCGGGGGCTTCTGCGTTTTCAACAACATTGCCGTGGCAGCCGAATATGCCCGGGCCCGCCACAATGCCCGCCGGATTCTGGTGGTGGACTGGGACGTGCACCACGGAAACGGCATCAACGACATTTTCTACGAAAACGACCGGATTTATTATTTCTCCACCCATGACCGGATGCTTTATCCCTATACCGGCGCCATACAGGAGACCGGGGCCGGACCGGGACGGGGATACACCATGAACATAGAATTGTCCCGGGAATTTACGGACCAGGACATGGTGTATTTGTATTCCCGAACCCTGGTGCCGGTTATCCGGGGTTTTGCACCGGAACTGATCATGGTGGCAGCCGGATTTGACGCCCATTGCGATGATCCTGTGGGAAGATGCTTTTTTTCCGAAAACATCTATGCCCGCCTGACCCGGCTGATCCTCGATGCCGCAGAAACCGCCCGGGGCAAAACCCCGCTGCTTTTTGCCCTGGAAGGCGGATACGAGCCTCCGGCCCTTGTCAGGTGCGTGGGCAATGTGATATCGGAATTAACGGCAGATACGGATCAAATCCCGCAGATCCCGGATTCGGCCTCCCCGGAAGCCCTTGACCGGGTCGGCCGGATTTTGGAAATCCATCAACCCTTTGGAGTCATGGAATGA
- the acs gene encoding acetate--CoA ligase — MTESTEVYGEHLAEFQKTAYIKGMDEYQKLYKQSVEDPEGFWAQQAEKYLSWEKKWDQVLDYDFTEARISWFSGGVLNASYNCLDRHLDTIADKIAYYWEGDNPEETKAVTYKDLYTRVNRFAAVLKNNGVKKGDRVIIYMPMIVELPVSLLACARIGAIHSVVFGGFSADAIANRIKDCGAKVVITADGGYRGGKPVSLKDNVDKAMEKCPDVETVIVVNRTDSGIPLKPGKEVWWHEEEEKTAADTFVAPEPMDAEDPLFILYTSGSTGKPKGVVHTHAGYLLYTAITTRLVFDLKDDEVFWCTADIGWITGHSYIVYGPLCCGLTGVMFEGVPNYPDFDRFWAIVEKYRINKFYTAPTAIRALAREGESHVEKHDLSSLSLLGTVGEPINPEAWRWYYKNVGKSRCPIIDTWWQTETGGHMLTPLPGVAPVKPGSCSFPFFGVDPVILDDTGEPVKFPDEEGLLCIRKPWPAMARTVYGDHERFRETYFSQVPGMYFTGDAAKKDADGYYWIIGRIDDVINVSGHRLGTAELESALVLHPSVAEAAVVGFPHPIKGQGIYAFVILKANATASDALKKELVGQVRNEIGPIATLDIVQFTDGLPKTRSGKIMRRILKKISAGKLDELGDTSTIADESVIDKLVENRVNIENLK; from the coding sequence ATGACGGAAAGCACGGAAGTTTACGGTGAACACCTGGCAGAATTTCAAAAAACCGCCTATATCAAGGGCATGGACGAATACCAGAAGCTCTACAAGCAGTCTGTTGAGGATCCCGAGGGTTTCTGGGCGCAGCAGGCGGAAAAATACCTGTCCTGGGAAAAAAAATGGGATCAGGTACTGGATTATGATTTTACCGAAGCCAGAATCAGCTGGTTTTCCGGCGGTGTGCTCAATGCGTCCTACAACTGCCTGGACCGCCATCTGGACACCATTGCCGATAAGATCGCCTATTACTGGGAGGGCGATAATCCCGAGGAAACAAAAGCGGTCACCTACAAAGATCTTTACACCCGGGTCAACCGGTTTGCCGCAGTGTTGAAAAACAACGGCGTCAAAAAGGGCGACCGGGTGATTATTTATATGCCCATGATCGTGGAACTGCCGGTTTCCCTGCTGGCATGTGCGCGCATCGGGGCCATTCACAGCGTGGTATTCGGCGGTTTTTCCGCAGACGCCATTGCCAACCGGATAAAGGACTGCGGCGCAAAAGTTGTGATCACCGCTGACGGCGGATACCGGGGCGGAAAGCCCGTATCCCTGAAAGACAACGTGGACAAGGCCATGGAAAAATGTCCGGACGTGGAAACGGTCATCGTGGTCAACCGCACTGATTCGGGCATTCCCTTAAAACCGGGCAAAGAGGTGTGGTGGCACGAGGAAGAGGAAAAAACCGCAGCCGACACATTTGTGGCCCCGGAGCCCATGGACGCCGAAGACCCGCTGTTTATCCTGTATACCAGCGGCAGCACCGGCAAGCCCAAGGGCGTGGTCCACACCCATGCCGGCTATCTGCTCTACACGGCCATAACCACCCGCCTGGTCTTTGATCTAAAAGACGACGAGGTGTTTTGGTGCACGGCGGATATCGGCTGGATTACCGGCCACAGCTACATTGTCTACGGCCCCCTGTGCTGCGGACTGACCGGAGTGATGTTTGAAGGCGTGCCCAACTATCCGGACTTTGACCGGTTCTGGGCCATTGTGGAGAAATACCGGATCAACAAGTTCTACACGGCCCCCACGGCCATCCGCGCCCTGGCCCGGGAAGGCGAGTCGCATGTGGAAAAACATGACCTGTCATCACTGAGCCTTCTGGGCACGGTGGGCGAACCCATAAACCCGGAGGCATGGCGCTGGTATTACAAAAACGTGGGCAAAAGCCGGTGTCCGATTATTGACACCTGGTGGCAGACCGAAACCGGCGGCCACATGCTCACCCCCCTTCCCGGGGTGGCCCCGGTCAAGCCGGGCTCCTGCTCGTTTCCCTTCTTTGGCGTGGACCCGGTGATCCTCGATGACACCGGCGAGCCGGTGAAATTCCCGGATGAAGAAGGCCTGCTTTGTATCCGCAAACCGTGGCCGGCAATGGCCAGAACCGTATACGGCGATCACGAGCGGTTCCGGGAAACCTATTTCAGCCAGGTGCCGGGAATGTATTTCACCGGCGATGCCGCCAAAAAGGATGCAGACGGTTACTACTGGATTATCGGCCGCATTGACGATGTGATCAATGTCTCGGGCCATCGCCTGGGCACCGCAGAGCTCGAATCCGCACTGGTGCTTCATCCCAGCGTGGCCGAGGCCGCGGTGGTGGGCTTTCCCCATCCCATCAAGGGACAGGGCATCTACGCCTTTGTCATCCTCAAGGCCAATGCCACGGCCTCTGACGCGCTTAAAAAGGAACTTGTGGGCCAGGTGAGAAACGAGATCGGCCCCATTGCCACCCTTGACATTGTCCAGTTCACAGACGGGCTGCCCAAGACCCGCTCCGGCAAGATCATGCGGCGCATCCTCAAAAAGATATCTGCAGGAAAGCTCGACGAACTGGGCGACACTTCCACGATTGCCGATGAAAGCGTCATTGACAAGCTCGTGGAAAACCGGGTGAACATTGAAAACCTCAAGTGA